In the genome of Paramisgurnus dabryanus chromosome 18, PD_genome_1.1, whole genome shotgun sequence, one region contains:
- the notch1a gene encoding neurogenic locus notch homolog protein 1, whose protein sequence is MNRFLVKLALLTAASLATVAQGQRCSEYCHNGGICELKSHGEASCRCPADFVGPQCQFPNPCSPSPCRNGGACRARTQGNDVEVTCDCVLGFSGPLCITPVNHACMSSPCRNGGTCSLLTLETFTCRCPPGWSGKTCQQADPCASNPCANGGQCSAFDSHYICTCPPNFHGQTCLHDVNECALSPSPCRNGGTCINVVGSYHCRCPPEYAGTQCERLYHPCLPTPCRNGGTCLQTSDVTYTCTCLPGFTGQTCEHNVDDCTQHACENGGKCIDGVNTYNCHCDKHWTGQYCTADVDECELSPNACQNGGTCHNTIGGFNCVCVNGWTGDDCSENIDDCASAACSHGATCHDRVASFFCECPHGRTGLLCHLDDACISNPCQKGSNCDTNPVSGKAICTCPPGYTGSACSQDIDECSLGANPCEHGGRCLNTKGSFQCKCLQGYEGPRCEMDVNECKSNPCQNDATCLDQIGGFHCICMPGYEGVFCQINADDCASQPCLNNGKCVDKINSFHCECPKGFSGNLCQVDVDECASTPCKNGGKCTDGPNKYTCECTTGFAGAHCELDINECASSPCHYGVCRDGVAAFTCDCRPGYTGRLCESNINECLSQPCRNGGTCQDRENAYTCSCPKGTMGINCEINIDDCKSKPCDYGKCIDKINGYECVCEPGYTGSMCNININDCAENPCHNGGTCIDGVNTFTCHCPEGYRDATCLSQHNECSSNPCIHGNCQDQINSYKCVCEAGWMGRNCDININECLSNPCVNGGTCKDMTSGYVCTCRAGFSGPNCQTNINECASNPCLNQGSCIDDVAGFKCNCLLPYTGDVCESVLAPCASRPCKNGGACRESEDFRSFSCACPAGWQGQTCEVDINECVRNPCTNGGVCENLRGGFQCHCNPGFTGDHCETDTDDCTPNPCSNGGICQDRVNGFVCVCLAGFRGERCTEDIDECVSAPCRNGGNCTDCVNSYTCSCPAGFNGINCEINTPDCTESSCFNGGTCVDGINSFSCICLPGFTGNYCQHDVNECDSRPCQNGGTCQDGYGTYKCTCPHGYTGQNCQSLVRWCDSVPCKNGGSCWQQGASFTCQCASGWTGIYCDVPSVSCEVAAQQQGVSVAILCRNAGQCVDVGNTHLCRCQAGYTGSYCQEQVDECMPNPCQNGATCTDYLGGYSCECVPGYHGVNCSKEINECLSNPCQNGGTCIDLVNTYKCSCPRGTQGVHCEIDVDDCSPAADPLTGELRCFNGGRCVDRVGGYGCLCPAGFVGERCEGDVNECLSDPCDPNGSYNCVQLNNDFRCECRTGYTGKRCETVFNGCKDTPCKNGGTCAVASNTKHGYICKCQPGYSGSSCEYDAQACGTLRCRNGATCVSGHLSPRCLCPPGFSGHECQMRMDSPCLTNPCYNGGTCQALNDAPFFRCSCPSNFNGLLCHILDYSFKGGQGRDIAPPPEVEIRCEVAQCEGRGGNAICDTQCNNHACGWDGGDCSLNFDDPWQNCSAALQCWRYFNDGKCDEQCANAGCLYDGFDCQRLEGQCNPLYDQYCKDHYADGHCDQGCNNAECEWDGLDCADDIPKKLAVGSLVLVVHISPDELRNRSSSFLRELSGLLHTNVVFRRDANGESLIFPYYGNEHELSKHKRADWTDPAQLLQRARRSLKSFMKTRLRRELDQMEIKGSIVYLEIDNRQCYQQSDECFQSATDVAAFLGALASSGNLNVPYVIEAVTSEDEPRNTGEMYHMFLVLLALAVLALVAVGVVVSRKRKREHGQLWFPEGFKVTEPKKKRREPVGEDSVGLKPLKNSDSSLMDQQLSDWADDDTSKRFKYEEQSILDMTGQLDHRQWTQQHLDAADLRLNSMAPTPPQGEIENDCMDVNVRGPDGFTPLMIASCSGGGLENGNEETEDDPSADVITDFICHGANLHNQTDRTGETALHLAARYARSDAAKRLLESCADANVQDNMGRTPLHAAVAADAQGVFQILIRNRATDLDARMHDGTTPLILATRLAVEGMVEELINSHADPNAVDDSGKSALHWAAAVNNLDAAVVLLKNGANKDLQNNKEETPLFLAAREGSYETAKVLLEHMANRDIADHLDLLPRDIAQERMHHDIVRLLEEYNLVRSPPLPLSPPLCSPNNYLGIKPSPGNNNTTGKKVRKPGGKGTGGKDGGKEMRTKKKKNGDGKTSGIMEVGVLSPVDSLESPHGYLSDVSSPPMMTSPFQQSPPITLNQLQGMADSHMGGARQNIGKPFDSAPPRLSHLPVANNVAQAGACDWLQRVQQQQQQTGFTALISTMHPGSNMPQVMGYPTMQSSHIGAASHMLSNHAHQSLANMQHQNSTSGHILSHHFLGDLSGLDLQSAPIQTILPQETQRMAPMSSTQFLTPPSQHSYSNPMDNTPNHQPQVPDHPFLTPSPGSPDQWSSSSPHSMSDWSEGISSPPTSMQMNHIPEAFK, encoded by the exons ATGTCCAGCCGATTTTGTCGGACCCCAGTGTCAGTTCCCGAATCCGTGCAGCCCGTCACCGTGTCGTAACGGAGGCGCGTGCCGCGCTCGGACACAGGGGAATGACGTGGAGGTGACCTGCGACTGCGTCCTGGGCTTTAGCGGTCCTCTCTGTATAACACCTGTCAATCACGCATGCATGAGCTCTCCGTGTCGCAATGGAGGTACATGCTCCCTCCTCACCCTGGAGACCTTCACCTGTCGCTGCCCACCTGGATGGTCTG gAAAAACGTGCCAACAGGCCGACCCGTGCGCGTCGAACCCGTGTGCCAACGGCGGGCAGTGTTCAGCATTTGATTCTCACTACATCTGCACCTGCCCTCCAAACTTCCACGGACAGACGTGTCTGCATGACGTGAACGAATGCGCCCTCTCCCCGTCCCCCTGTCGGAACGGAGGAACCTGTATAAACGTGGTGGGCTCGTACCATTGCAGGTGCCCACCCGAGTATGCGGGCACACAGTGTGAGCGCTTGTACCACCCGTGCCTCCCCACACCGTGCAGGAACGGAGGAACTTGCTTACAAACCAGTGATGTCACGTACACCTGCACCTGTCTGCCAG GGTTTACTGGtcaaacctgtgaacacaatgtTGATGACTGCACCCAACATGCCTGTGAGAATGGCGGCAAATGCATAGACGGGGTCAACACTTACAACTGCCACTGTGACAAACATTGGACCG GTCAGTACTGTACGGCGGACGTCGATGAGTGTGAACTCTCCCCTAACGCGTGTCAGAACGGAGGAACGTGCCATAACACCATCGGCGGGTTCAACTGCGTCTGCGTGAACGGCTGGACGGGAGACGACTGCAGCGAGAACATCGATGACTGCGCCAGCGCGGCGTGCTCTCACGGCGCCACCTGCCACGACAGAGTGGCGTCTTTCTTCTGCGAGTGCCCGCACGGACGCACAG gtCTGCTGTGTCACCTCGATGATGCGTGCATTAGTAACCCGTGTCAGAAGGGCTCAAACTGCGATACCAACCCTGTGAGCGGGAAGGCCATCTGCACGTGTCCGCCCGGGTACACGGGGTCTGCTTGCAGCCAGGATATTGACGAATGCTCGCTCG GGGCAAACCCGTGTGAGCATGGCGGACGATGTCTCAACACCAAAGGCTCGTTTCAATGCAAGTGTCTGCAAGGTTACGAAGGTCCGCGGTGTGAAATGGACGTTAATGAGTGCAAGTCAAACCCATGTCAGAATGATGCCACCTGCCTCGATCAAATTGGTGGATTTCACTGCATTTGCATGCCAG gTTACGAGGGGGTGTTTTGTCAAATAAACGCTGACGATTGCGCATCGCAGCCCTGTCTCAACAACGGGAAGTGTGTGGACAAGATCAACTCGTTTCACTGCGAATGCCCCAAAG GGTTCTCTGGGAATCTGTGTCAGGTGGATGTGGACGAGTGCGCCAGTACACCCTGTAAAAATGGCGGCAAGTGCACGGACGGACCCAACAAATACACCTGTGAATGCACTACAG GTTTCGCTGGTGCTCACTGCGAGTTGGACATCAACGAGTGCGCATCGAGTCCTTGTCATTACGGCGTGTGTCGAGACGGCGTGGCCGCTTTCACCTGCGACTGTCGCCCGGGATACACCGGCCGATTATGCGAGAGCAATATCAATGAGTGCCTGAGTCAGCCCTGCCGAAACGGAGGCACCTGCCAGGACAGAGAGAATGCGTACACCTGTTCCTGCCCCAAGGGAACCATGG GAATTAACTGTGAGATAAACATCGACGACTGTAAGAGTAAACCATGTGACTACGGCAAGTGCATCGACAAGATCAACGGCTACGAGTGTGTTTGTGAACCCGGATACACAG GTTCGATGTGTAACATCAACATCAATGACTGCGCAGAAAACCCTTGTCACAACGGTGGCACCTGCATCGATGGCGTAAACACCTTTACCTGTCACTGTCCTGAGGGTTACCGCGATGCCACCTGCCTCTCTCAACACAACGAATGTTCCAGCAACCCCTGTATTCACGGCAACTGCCAGGACCAGATCAACAGCTACAAATGCGTGTGCGAGGCCGGCTGGATGGGCCGCAACTGTGACATCAACATCAACGAGTGTCTGTCGAACCCGTGCGTGAACGGAGGGACCTGTAAGGACATGACCAGCGGATACGTTTGCACCTGCAGAGCCGGATTCAGCG GTCCTAACTGCCAGACTAACATTAATGAGTGTGCATCCAACCCTTGCCTGAACCAAGGCTCCTGTATCGACGACGTGGCCGGCTTCAAATGTAACTGCTTACTGCCTTACACAG GTGATGTTTGTGAGAGCGTTTTGGCCCCATGCGCTTCACGGCCCTGTAAGAACGGAGGTGCGTGTCGCGAATCGGAGGATTTTCGGAGTTTCTCGTGTGCCTGCCCGGCAGGTTGGCAAG GTCAGACGTGTGAGGTGGACATTAATGAGTGCGTGAGGAACCCGTGCACAAACGGAGGGGTTTGCGAGAACCTACGTGGTGGATTCCAGTGTCACTGTAACCCTGGATTTACGGGAGATCACTGTGAGACCGATACCGATGACTGTACACCAA ATCCCTGCAGTAACGGTGGTATCTGTCAGGACCGTGTGAATGgtttcgtgtgtgtgtgtttggctgGTTTTCGTGGCGAACGCTGCACAGAAGACATAGATGAGTGCGTGAGCGCCCCCTGTCGTAACGGAGGCAACTGCACCGACTGCGTCAACAGTTACACCTGCAGCTGCCCGGCAGGATTCAACGGCATCAACTGTGAGATCAACACACCTGACTGCACTGAGAG CTCTTGTTTCAATGGTGGAACTTGTGTGGACGGCATCAATTCGTTCTCCTGCATCTGTCTGCCGGGATTTACCGGGAATTACTGCCAGCACGACGTGAACGAGTGCGACTCGCGTCCGTGCCAAAACGGAGGCACCTGTCAGGACGGATACGGCACCTATAAATGCACCTGCCCGCACGGCTACACGGGACAAAACTGCCAG AGTCTGGTTCGCTGGTGTGACTCTGTCCCATGTAAGAACGGGGGCTCGTGTTGGCAGCAGGGGGCATCGTTCACCTGTCAGTGTGCCAGCGGTTGGACGGGCATCTACTGTGACGTCCCAAGCGTGAGCTGTGAGGTTGCTGCCCAACAGCAAG gaGTATCTGTGGCCATTCTGTGCCGAAATGCCGGTCAGTGTGTTGATGTTGGGAACACGCACCTGTGCAGGTGTCAGGCTGGATACACGGGTAGTTACTGTCAGGAGCAGGTGGATGAATGCATGCCAAATCCTTGCCAAAACGGAGCCACCTGCACCGATTACCTGGGCGGATACAGCTGTGAG TGTGTTCCAGGATATCACGGAGTGAACTGCAGTAAGGAGATAAACGAGTGTTTGTCCAATCCCTGCCAGAACGGAGGAACGTGCATTGACCTTGTCAACACGTACAAATGTTCCTGCCCACGAGGAACGCAAG GAGTTCACTGTGAGATCGACGTGGATGACTGTTCCCCAGCCGCCGATCCGTTAACCGGTGAGCTGCGGTGCTTCAACGGAGGCCGCTGCGTGGACCGCGTGGGTGGTTACGGGTGTTTGTGTCCGGCCGGTTTCGTGGGCGAACGCTGTGAAGGCGACGTCAACGAATGTCTGTCTGATCCTTGTGACCCTAACGGATCTTACAACTGCGTCCAGCTCAACAACGACTTTCGGTGCGAGTGCCGTACGGGATACACGG GCAAACGCTGTGAAACTGTGTTTAATGGTTGCAAGGACACACCGTGTAAAAACGGAGGCACATGTGCTGTGGCCAGTAACACGAAACACGGATACATCTGCAAGTGTCAGCCG gGCTACTCCGGTTCCTCCTGCGAATACGATGCGCAGGCCTGCGGCACTTTGCGATGTCGCAACGGTGCCACGTGTGTGTCCGGGCACCTGAGCCCCCGCTGTCTCTGTCCGCCAGGCTTCAGCGGGCACGAGTGCCAGATGCGAATGGACTCGCCGTGCCTGACCAACCCCTGCTACAACGGGGGCACGTGCCAGGCGTTAAACGACGCTCCATTTTTCCGCTGTTCTTGTCCGTCCAACTTCAACGGGCTGCTTTGCCACATCCTCGACTATTCCTTCAAAGGAGGTCAGGGGAGGGACATAGCTCCGCCTCCTGAGGTGGAGATCAGGTGCGAAGTTGCTCAATGCGAAGGAAGAGGCGGGAACGCAATCTGCGATACACAGTGCAACAATCACGCGTGTGGCTGGGACGGCGGCGACTGCTCTCTGAATTTTGACGACCCGTGGCAGAACTGTAGCGCCGCCCTGCAGTGCTGGAGGTATTTTAATGATGGAAAGTGCGACGAGCAGTGCGCCAACGCTGGCTGCCTTTATGACGGATTCGACTGTCAAAGACTGGAGGGCCAGTGCAA tcccCTGTATGATCAGTACTGCAAAGATCACTATGCAGACGGCCACTGCGATCAAGGCTGTAACAATGCCGAATGCGAATGGGACGGTCTCGATTGTGCCGATGACATCCCTAAGAAACTCGCCGTGGGAAGTCTTGTTCTAGTGGTGCACATCTCACCTGATGAGCTTCGCAACCGATCCTCATCGTTCCTGCGCGAGCTGAGCGGACTGCTGCACACCAACGTGGTCTTCCGACGCGACGCTAACGGAGAGTCGCTGATATTCCCGTACTATGGTAATGAGCATGAGCTAAGCAAACACAAACGCGCCGACTGGACTGACCCCGCCCAGCTGCTGCAGCGTGCCAGGAGGAGCCTGAAATCATTTATGAAGACCCGCCTGCGACGAGAACTGGATCAAATGGAGATCAAAGG GTCGATTGTCTATTTAGAAATTGACAACCGTCAATGTTATCAGCAGTCCGATGAGTGTTTCCAGAGCGCGACAGATGTGGCAGCGTTCCTCGGAGCGTTAGCTTCTAGTGGGAATCTCAATGTTCCTTACGTCATTGAAGCCGTCACCA GTGAGGATGAACCTCGAAACACTGGTGAGATGTACCACATGTTCCTCGTGCTTCTTGCCCTGGCCGTTCTGGCCCTGGTCGCCGTGGGCGTCGTGGTCTCCAGAAAGCGCAAGCGGGAACACGGGCAGCTTTGGTTTCCTGAGGGATTTAAAGTCACCGAACCCAAAAAGAAGCGAAGGGAACCGGTTGGAGAAGATTCTGTGGGACTCAA GCCTCTGAAGAACTCGGACAGCTCTTTGATGGACCAACAGCTGAGTGATTGGGCAGACGATGACACCTCTAAGCGATTCAAG TACGAGGAGCAGTCCATTCTGGACATGACGGGTCAGTTGGATCATCGGCAGTGGACGCAGCAGCACCTAGACGCCGCGGATTTGCGCTTGAACTCCATGGCTCCTACTCCTCCGCAAGGCGAGATTGAGAACGACTGCATGGACGTCAATGTTCGCGGGCCTG ACGGCTTTACTCCACTGATGATCGCGTCGTGCAGCGGCGGCGGACTCGAAAATGGAAATGAGGAGACGGAAGATGATCCGTCCGCCGATGTCATCACCGACTTCATCTGTCACGGGGCCAACCTGCACAATCAAACTGATCGGACCGGAGAGACGGCGTTGCACCTGGCCGCACGTTACGCACGTTCTGATGCGGCCAAACGTCTACTGGAATCTTGCGCTGACGCTAATGTTCAGGACAACATGGGCCGCACGCCTCTGCACGCTGCCGTTGCGGCTGACGCCCAGGGTGTCTTCCAG ATTCTGATAAGGAACCGAGCAACAGATCTGGACGCCCGTATGCATGATGGAACGACCCCGCTGATTCTGGCCACCCGATTGGCTGTTGAAGGAATGGTGGAGGAACTCATAAACTCACACGCTGATCCAAACGCTGTTGATGATTCAG GAAAATCAGCTCTTCATTGGGCGGCTGCTGTTAATAACTTGGACGCTGCTGTTGTTCTTCTGAAGAACGGAGCAAATAAAGATCTACAAAATAACAAG GAAGAGACGCCCCTATTTCTGGCAGCACGTGAGGGCAGTTACGAGACCGCCAAAGTCCTGCTTGAACACATGGCCAATCGTGACATCGCGGATCATCTGGACCTGCTTCCAAGAGACATCGCTCAGGAGCGCATGCACCACGACATCGTCCGCCTGTTAGAAGAATACAACCTGGTCCGCAGCCCACCTCTGCCCCTGTCGCCACCCCTCTGCTCTCCCAACAACTACCTGGGCATCAAACCCAGCCCGGGCAACAATAACACCACGGGCAAGAAGGTGCGCAAACCCGGAGGTAAAGGTACGGGAGGCAAGGATGGAGGAAAAGAGATGAGAactaaaaagaagaaaaacggAGATGGTAAAACCAGCGGGATCATGGAGGTGGGCGTCCTCTCGCCCGTCGATTCGTTGGAATCGCCACACGGTTACCTGTCGGACGTCTCTTCGCCGCCCATGATGACGTCACCCTTCCAACAGTCCCCGCCCATCACGTTAAATCAACTCCAAGGGATGGCCGACTCTCACATGGGCGGAGCTCGCCAGAATATAGGCAAGCCGTTCGACTCCGCCCCTCCTCGGTTATCCCATCTACCGGTGGCTAATAATGTGGCTCAAGCAGGGGCGTGCGATTGGCTGCAGAGGgtgcaacaacaacaacagcagaCGGGGTTCACGGCCCTCATATCCACAATGCACCCCGGCTCCAACATGCCTCAAGTAATGGGTTATCCCACAATGCAAAGCAGCCACATCGGCGCAGCATCTCACATGCTGTCCAACCACGCCCACCAGAGTCTCGCGAACATGCAGCACCAAAACTCCACATCTGGACACATCCTCTCGCACCACTTCTTGGGAGACCTGAGCGGGCTGGATCTTCAGTCCGCCCCCATCCAGACCATCCTACCACAGGAAACCCAACGCATGGCTCCCATGTCTAGCACGCAATTTTTAACCCCACCTTCTCAACACAGTTATTCCAACCCGATGGACAACACCCCCAACCATCAGCCGCAGGTCCCAGACCATCCTTTCCTTACGCCGTCCCCGGGCTCTCCTGACCAATGGTCTAGCTCGTCTCCACATTCCATGTCTGATTGGTCAGAGGGAATCTCGAGCCCGCCCACCAGTATGCAGATGAATCATATCCCAGAAGCTTTTAAATAG